In one Rutidosis leptorrhynchoides isolate AG116_Rl617_1_P2 chromosome 8, CSIRO_AGI_Rlap_v1, whole genome shotgun sequence genomic region, the following are encoded:
- the LOC139864069 gene encoding uncharacterized protein: MGVHSKVNEVVSNSTWLWPHSWVTKYPQLLQIHMPIFSTQADDVLWLGIDGLVHNFSVQQVWEVIRPRSSSVVWFRVVWFSQCIPRHAFLVWLLMGERLKTQDKFKSWEIHNGMRLLCLLCNECPDSHDHLFFDCKFSSLVWSKEAAMTWLPQRTNWRHLCVVMSGSAARNTSNMVVAKLIFGASVYFIWQEHNNRIFKKSHRTEVKLFDDIFSTIRLKLLSIKFKNLANVERMKATWQIH; this comes from the coding sequence ATGGGTGTTCACAGTAAAGTGAATGAGGTAGTGTCTAACTCTACTTGGTTGTGGCCTCACTCATGGGTTACAAAATATCctcaattgttgcagattcatatgCCTATATTTTCAACGCAAGCTGATGATGTTCTTTGGCTCGGCATTGATGGTCTGGTGCATAACTTCTCAGTTCAACAAGTGTGGGAAGTTATAAGACCGAGATCCTCTTCGGTTGTCTGGTTTCGGGTTGTATGGTTCTCTCAGTGTATTCCTCGACATGCTTTTCTTGTGTGGCTTTTGATGGGAGAAAGACTAAAGACCCAAGATAAATTTAAGAGTTGGGAGATTCATAATGGTATGCGGTTATTATGCCTGTTGTGTAATGAGTGCCCAGATTCGCATGATCACTTATTTTTCGACTGTAAATTTTCATCTTTGGTTTGGAGTAAAGAAGCGGCTATGACTTGGCTTCCTCAACGTACAAACTGGAGGCACTTATGTGTAGTGATGTCTGGTTCGGCTGCTAGAAATACCTCTAACATGGTGGTGGCTAAACTTATTTTCGGAGCTTCAGTGTATTTCATTTGGCAAGAACATAACAACAGGATTTTTAAAAAGTCTCACCGTACGGAAGTGAAGTTGTTTGATGATATTTTTAGTACTATTCGGCTAAAATTGTTGTCAATAAAATTCAAGAATTTGGCAAATGTTGAGAGGATGAAAGCGACGTGGCAGATCCACTAG